In Colletotrichum higginsianum IMI 349063 chromosome 3, whole genome shotgun sequence, a genomic segment contains:
- a CDS encoding YidC/Oxa1 family membrane protein insertase, with product MLPSRGVLRSLPSVRATSSISSQSISRSSRRLGDGRQFGTSLRSSGAPWSSLRSVNSRLGGLAGTVAIGGSLETRRALSLWNSKPEPAPAPAPAPAPAPASAPAPAPAATASTPAAPAAAPAQPPVDAASASASASAPASAPAPSVPTPEPVLADASAAATPSTSLPDLDAAALLDLPEQIGFLKTLGLDFGWGPSSVMQWSFEHLHVYSGMPWWASIAVTAVLLRLVMFKPLLKSQDTAARMQKLQQDPRYEEIRTGLQESMARGDSAAMTELRRDLSMMNKRAGVNPLNGLWGLLQIPFGYGMFRVLNGASSIPVPGMETGGLLWISDLTVSDPFFLLPIAGPFAMFAMVKLGSRYATPQAKAQQKLMMYILGPLSVIFTAYLPAGVQLYFFVTGLVGVLQNWLFTKPGFRSFFNLTPLPSTPTPAAAPAAPAGHLTYQAPRATPAAPALETPAPAQDGTISGVFNNIKQTVHNAKGGAGNYLEANRVKEEAKHAKKFATTRAEQERQKFWGQMRKK from the exons ATGCTGCCCAGCAGAGGCGTCCTCCGCTCTCTCCCCTCCGTGAGGGCGACCAGCAGCATATCCAGCCAATCT ATCTCCAGGTCATCCAGACGACTCGGCGATGGGCGGCAGTTCGGAACCTCCCTGCGCAGTAGCGGTGCGCCCTGGTCCTCCCTGAGGTCAGTCAACTCCAGGTTGGGCGGTCTTGCCGGCACAGTAGCCATCGGCGGCTCCCTCGAGACACGACgcgccctctctctctggaACTCCAAGCCCGAGCCGGCACCCGctcctgcacctgcacctgcacctgcacctgcatccgctcccgcgcccgcgcccgcggcAACAGCATCGACACCAGCAGCTCCcgcagcagctccagcaCAACCtcccgtcgacgccgcgtccgcgtctgcgtccgcctccgcccccgcctccgccccgGCACCATCCGTTCCCACCCCCGAACCAGTCCTTGCtgacgccagcgccgccgccaccccctccacctccctccccgacctcgacgccgccgccctcctcgacctgcccgAGCAGATCGGCTTTCTCAAgaccctcggcctcgacttcGGCTGGGGCCCCTCGAGCGTGATGCAGTGGTCCTTCGAGCACTTGCATGTCTACTCGGGCATGCCCTGGTGGGCCTCCATCGCCGTTACCGCCGTCCTTCTGCGTCTCGTTATGTTCAAGCCCCTCCTCAAGTCCCAGGACACCGCCGCCCGCATGCAGAAGCTGCAGCAGGACCCCCGCTACGAGGAGATCCGCACCGGCCTGCAGGAGTCCATGGCCCGCGGCGACTCCGCCGCCATGACCGAGCTCCGTCGCGACCTGTCCATGATGAACAAGCGCGCCGGCGTCAACCCCCTCAACGGCCTCTGGGGTCTCCTGCAGATCCCCTTCGGGTACGGCATGTTCCGTGTCCTGAACGGTGCCTCCAGCATCCCCGTCCCCGGCATGGAGACAGGCGGCCTTCTCTGGATTTCCGACTTGACCGTTTCCgaccccttcttcctcctgccCATTGCCGGTCCGTTCGCCATGTTCGCCATGGTCAAG CTCGGTTCCCGCTACGCTACGCCGCAGGCCAAGGCCCAGCAGAAGCTGATGATGTACATCCTCGGCCCGCTCTCCGTCATCTTCACCGCCTATCTCCCCGCCGGCGTCCAGCTGTACTTCTTCGTTACCGGCCTGGTCGGAGTCCTCCAGAACTGGCTTTTCACCAAGCCTGGCTTCCGCAGCTTCTTCAACCTcacgcccctcccctcgactccgacgcccgccgccgctcccgccgCCCCTGCCGGCCATCTGACATACCAGGCCCCGCGCGCCACCCCCGCCGCTCCCGCCCTTGAGACTCCCGCCCCCGCGCAGGACGGCACCATCAGCGGCGtcttcaacaacatcaagCAGACGGTGCACAACGCCAAGGGCGGTGCCGGAAACTACCTCGAGGCCAACCgcgtcaaggaggaggccaagcaCGCCAAGAAATTCGCCACGACGAGGGCAGAGCAGGAGAGACAGAAGTTCTGGGGCCAGATGCGTAAGAAgtga
- a CDS encoding GTP-binding protein gtr1 — protein MADAAFNNGPGNAPLAEVKKPKKKKVLLMGKSGSGKSSMRSIIFSNYIARDTRRLGATIDIDLSHVKFLGNLTLNLWDCGGQEAFMENYLSQQRVHVFSNVGVLIYVFDIESRDIDRDLATYVSIISALLQFSPGAKVYVLIHKMDLVVPAHRESVYDDRVRVVRQRTAEYANSIGYQQQQQQQHPDDDPTSPSTAPAGQAGFDITPFATSIWDQSLYKAWASIIHDLVPNLSTIERNLANLGVAIEAEELLLFERTSFLAVSSWTSEEGQRNPTEDRLERMSNIMKHFKQTISRFTGTPRNAEQFVRMEHKAGTRFNLFILKFTTNTYLMVILPPGEARFNAAMLNCQIAIEHFKFLDGPATMISQGGGAA, from the exons ATGGCCGATGCCGCTTTCAACAACGGGCCGGGGAATGCGCCCTTGGCCGAGGTtaagaagcccaagaagaagaaggtccTGCTCATGGGCAAGAGCGGCTCGGGAAAGTCGAGCATGCGGAGCATCATCTTCAGCAATTATATTGCCCGCGATACCCGGAGACT CGGCGCCACGATAGACATCGACCTCTCCCACGTCAAGTTCCTCGGCAACCTCACGCTCAACCTCTGGGACTgcggcggccaggaggcCTTCATGGAGAACTACCTCTCCCAGCAGCGCGTCCACGTCTTCTCCAACGTCGGCGTGCTCATCTACGTCTTCGACATCGAGTCCCGCGACATCGACCGCGACCTCGCCACCTATgtctccatcatctccgCCCTGCTCCAGTTCTCCCCCGGCGCAAAGGTCTACGTCCTCATCCACAAGAtggacctcgtcgtccccgcCCACCGCGAGTCCGTCTACGACGACCGCGTCCGCGTCGTCCGCCAGCGCACCGCCGAGTACGCCAACAGCATCGGctaccagcagcagcagcagcagcagcacccgGATGACGACCCCACCAGCCCCTCGACCGCCCCCGCTGGCCAGGCCGGCTTCGACATCACCCCCTTCGCGACGAGCATCTGGGACCAGAGCCTGTACAAGGCCTGGGCGAGCATCATCCACGACCTCGTCCCCAATCTGTCCACCATCGAGCGGAACCTCGCCAACCTCGGCGTCGCtatcgaggccgaggagctgctgctgttcgAGCGCACCtccttcctcgccgtctcgtccTGGACCTCGGAAGAGGGGCAGAGGAACCCGACCGAGGACCGCCTCGAGCGCATGTCCAACATCATGAAACACTTCAAGCAGACCATCAGCCGCTTCACCGGCACCCCGCGCAACGCAGAGCAGTTCGTGCGCATGGAGCACAAGGCCGGCACGCGCTTCAACCTGTTCATCCTCAAGTTCACGACCAACACCTACCTCATGGTCATCCTGCCGCCGGGGGAGGCCAggttcaacgccgccatgcTCAACTGCCAGATCGCCATTGAGCACTTTAAGTTCTTGGACGGCCCGGCCACCATGATTTCTCAGGGTGGCGGGGCCGCATGA
- a CDS encoding SEP domain-containing protein produces the protein MSGSSNSASRNNILRDFKSLTGMSEARCTEYLESANWDIGLAAQAYYADHDSEDEIEPVAQAQPAAAAAAPAEYTGPRTLDGRPAPESAGRGSTVKKAAPKKKGLATLSSIGGGHAHDDDDDEDDEDDDDRGRGDLFAGGEKSGLAVQDPSQEGGGAKKIISDILAKAKANASRPETASSAGPSRSSVFQGSGNTVGGEGTESRSIPDPNAFQEGAGGPPGTGGEPQERTLHLWQDGFSIDDGELHRFDDPENAMDLNMIRAGRAPLHLMNVRYDQPVDVKLHQHQENYRALPKKYKPFGGEGRRLGSPVPGEGSSSAGAAAPAVSTTTQAASAGSTGPQQAVDESQPTLTLRIQLPNGTRLPARFNTTHTVNDVYEFVQRASADTSTRSWVLATTFPNKDHTDRSLVLGEMPEFKKGGTAVVKWA, from the exons ATGtctggcagcagcaacagcgcTTCGCGCAACAACATCCTGCGTGACTTCAAGAGCTTGACGGGTATGTCCGAAGCTCGT TGCACAGAGTACCTTGAGTCTGCGAACTGGGACAttggcctcgccgcccaggcctACTACGCCGACCACGACTCCGAGGACGAAATCGAACCCGTCGCCCAGGCCcagcccgctgccgctgccgctgctccTGCCGAATACACCGGTCCCCGAACTCTCGATGGTCGGCCTGCACCCGAGTCCGCCGGCCGAGGCAGCACggtgaagaaggcggcgcctAAGAAGAAGGGTCTTGCGACGCTCAGCtccatcggcggcggtcaCGCacacgatgacgatgacgacgaggacgacgaagacgacgacgacagagGCCGTGGAGACCTCTTTGCCGGAGGCGAGAAGTCTGGATTGGCTGTGCAGGACCCGTCccaggagggcggcggtgcaAAGAAGATTATCAGTGACATtctcgccaaggccaaggc CAACGCTTCCCGCCCCGAGACTGCATCCTCCGCTGGCCCTTCGCGCTCCAGCGTCTTTCAGGGATCCGGAAACACTGTCGGTGGCGAAGGAACCGAGAGCCGCAGCATCCCCGACCCCAATGCCTTCCAGGAGGGTGCTGGAGGCCCGCCTGGTACCGGCGGCGAGCCTCAAGAGCGCACATTGCACCTGTGGCAGGACGGCTTcagcatcgacgacggcgagcttcACCGATTCGACGATCCGGAGAATGCAATGGACCTGAACATGATCCGTGCCGGTAGAGCCCCTCTGCACCTGATGAACGTCCGCTATGACCAGCCGGTGGATGTGAAGCTGCACCAGCACCAGGAGAACTACCGCGCGTTGCCCAAAAAGTACAAGCCTTTCGGTGGAGAGGGACGCCGACTCGGCAGCCCGGTGCCCGGCGAGGGTAGCTCTTCCGCGGGCGCGGCCGCTCCCGCTGTTTCGACAACCACCCAggccgcctccgccggctCGACTGGCCCTcagcaggccgtcgacgagtcTCAGCCCACTCTGACTCTGCGCATCCAGCTGCCCAACGGCACGCGACTACCTGCCCGGTTCAACACTACGCACACCGTCAACGACGTTTACGAATTCGTGCAGCGCGCCTCGGCTGACACCAGCACCAGATCGTGGGTCCTGGCGACGACCTTCCCGAACAAGGACCACACCGATCGCAGTCTAGTGCTGGGCGAGATGCCCGAGTTCAAGAAGGGCGGaaccgccgtcgtcaagtGGGCTTAA
- a CDS encoding Mitochondrial import protein 1 — protein MASDDSLHPLAESGVTIRSDSEQYSQGEDLTESPPSSNSPLILYKPPTFWGLVRGAAINLFLPFINGMMLGFGELFAHEAAYRLGWGSTKVFPMSRRRTHAIGPGLEVRDKHRKPTTSLDDLTSLE, from the exons ATGGCTTCCGACGACTCCTTGCACCCCCTCGCCGAGTCCGGCGTGACAATCCGGTCCGACAGCGAGCAGTACTCCCAGGGCGAGGACCTGACCGAATCCCCTCCCTCATCGAACTCGCCCCTCATCCTCTACAAGCCGCCGACGTTCTGGGGCCTGgtccgcggcgccgccatcaaccTGTTTTTGCCGTTCATCAATGGCATGATGCTCGGGTTTGGAGAGTTGTTTGCACATGAAGCTGCGTACAGGTTAGGATGGGGCAGCACCAAG GTCTTCCCGATGTCCCGGAGACGAACACACGCCATCGGCCCCGGCCTGGAGGTTCGAGACAAGCACCGAAAGCCTACAACCAGCCTGGACGACTTGACAAGTCTGGAATGA